The following proteins are co-located in the Luteitalea sp. genome:
- the recN gene encoding DNA repair protein RecN, translating into MIRYVSIRQLAVIDTLDLELGPGLTVFTGETGAGKSILVEAVGLLLGGRASADLVRTGAPAAQIQAVLETADGRETILRREISAQGRSRAFVDDVLVTSTGLREAVADLVDLHGQHAHQSLLQADTQLELLDRFADLAPERASCAARYEVWRALQDQLDAAQLDDRERTARIDLLTFQLDEIDGVAPQRGEDEELAATRQVLANADRIQQLGNESYERLYEGDVAVLAQLDQVWRRVADLAALDRRFEPYVEGRDVVKAHLEDLAFFLRSFLSDLDASPERLQVVEDRLAALERLKRRHGPTLDEVLRHRGEMAAALAALETSTERAAQLQEQVARAADAYQKAARHLSTRRREAASHFTERLTAALGELAMERTRCDIRFGPEVPPSRSWTANGFDQVEIFLSPNPGEELRPLARIASGGELSRIMLAMKTLASPDAPGKTLIFDEVDAGIGGRVADTVGAKLRRLANDVQVLCITHLPQVAAHAQAHVNISKHVVNERTITQATVLDANARAAELARMMGGEVSTAVLEGARAMLAAKSEGKPDAGNARRRAGHRASRSKSSS; encoded by the coding sequence ATGATTCGCTACGTGAGCATCCGCCAGCTCGCGGTCATCGACACCCTCGATCTCGAGCTCGGTCCAGGCTTGACCGTCTTCACCGGTGAGACCGGTGCCGGTAAGTCGATCTTGGTCGAAGCCGTCGGGCTCTTACTCGGCGGCCGCGCCTCTGCCGACCTTGTCCGTACCGGCGCGCCGGCCGCACAGATCCAGGCAGTGCTCGAAACGGCAGACGGCCGCGAGACAATCCTTAGACGCGAGATCTCCGCCCAGGGCCGGAGCCGCGCGTTCGTCGACGATGTCCTCGTGACGAGCACGGGGCTGCGCGAGGCGGTGGCCGACCTCGTGGACTTGCACGGCCAGCATGCGCACCAAAGTCTGCTGCAGGCGGACACGCAGCTCGAGCTATTGGATCGCTTTGCCGACCTCGCCCCGGAGCGAGCGTCGTGTGCAGCCCGATACGAGGTATGGCGCGCGCTGCAAGATCAGCTCGACGCCGCGCAGCTCGACGATCGCGAGCGCACGGCGCGGATCGACCTCTTGACGTTTCAGCTCGATGAGATCGACGGCGTCGCGCCACAACGTGGTGAAGACGAGGAGCTCGCGGCAACACGGCAGGTCTTGGCCAACGCAGACCGCATTCAACAGCTCGGGAACGAGAGCTATGAGAGGCTGTACGAAGGAGACGTCGCGGTGCTCGCACAGCTCGATCAAGTGTGGCGTCGCGTCGCGGATCTCGCTGCCCTCGACCGGCGCTTCGAACCGTACGTGGAAGGGCGCGACGTCGTGAAAGCGCACCTGGAGGATCTTGCGTTCTTCCTCCGCTCGTTCTTGAGCGACCTCGACGCATCACCGGAACGTCTGCAGGTCGTGGAAGATCGCCTCGCCGCGCTCGAGCGATTGAAGCGCCGGCATGGACCGACACTGGACGAGGTCCTTCGTCATCGCGGCGAGATGGCGGCCGCGCTCGCGGCACTCGAAACGTCCACCGAGCGAGCGGCGCAGTTGCAGGAACAAGTCGCACGCGCGGCTGATGCCTACCAGAAGGCGGCGCGGCATCTCTCCACACGCCGACGAGAGGCAGCGTCGCACTTCACAGAGCGTCTCACTGCCGCGCTCGGCGAGCTTGCGATGGAGCGCACACGGTGTGACATTCGCTTCGGCCCCGAAGTACCTCCGTCGCGATCCTGGACGGCGAACGGCTTCGATCAGGTCGAGATCTTTCTGTCCCCCAACCCGGGCGAGGAGCTGCGACCGCTGGCGCGGATCGCCTCGGGAGGCGAGCTGTCACGGATCATGCTGGCCATGAAGACGCTTGCCTCGCCGGACGCACCCGGCAAGACGTTGATCTTCGACGAGGTCGACGCCGGGATTGGCGGGCGCGTCGCGGACACGGTCGGGGCCAAGCTCAGACGTCTTGCGAACGACGTGCAGGTGCTTTGCATCACGCACCTCCCGCAGGTTGCGGCGCACGCACAGGCGCATGTGAACATTAGCAAGCATGTGGTCAACGAGCGTACGATAACGCAGGCGACCGTGCTGGACGCGAACGCACGCGCCGCGGAGCTGGCACGCATGATGGGCGGGGAGGTCTCCACCGCGGTCCTCGAGGGAGCGCGTGCCATGCTCGCCGCGAAGTCGGAAGGGAAGCCCGATGCCGGCAACGCCAGGCGCAGGGCTGGTCACAGGGCCAGTCGCAGCAAGAGCAGCTCGTAG